From Acidovorax sp. FHTAMBA, one genomic window encodes:
- a CDS encoding Lrp/AsnC ligand binding domain-containing protein translates to MQADPDIDRIDRKILSILQKDGRIANLKLAEAVALSPTAVLARVQRLTRDGFILGYEARLNPLKLGAGMLVFVEVLLDRTTPNVFDQFKAAVQVHPEIMECHMVAGGFDYLLKTRSADMNAYRVFAGNVLWQLPGVRETRTYAVMEEVKHTNHLYLR, encoded by the coding sequence ATGCAAGCAGATCCCGATATCGACCGAATTGACCGCAAGATCCTGTCAATCCTGCAGAAAGACGGCCGTATTGCCAACCTCAAGCTGGCCGAGGCGGTGGCCCTGTCGCCCACGGCCGTGCTGGCGCGCGTACAGCGCCTCACGCGCGACGGCTTCATCCTGGGCTATGAGGCGCGCCTGAACCCCCTGAAGCTGGGCGCCGGCATGCTGGTATTTGTGGAAGTGCTGCTCGACCGCACCACGCCCAACGTGTTCGACCAGTTCAAGGCCGCCGTGCAGGTGCACCCCGAGATCATGGAATGCCACATGGTGGCGGGCGGGTTCGACTACCTGCTCAAGACCCGCTCCGCCGACATGAACGCCTACCGCGTGTTCGCGGGCAATGTGCTGTGGCAGTTGCCCGGCGTGCGCGAGACCCGCACCTATGCGGTGATGGAGGAGGTCAAGCACACCAACCACTTGTATCTGCGCTGA